From a region of the Brevibacterium siliguriense genome:
- a CDS encoding suppressor of defective silencing 3 has product MIKNAGILRPVVGDDGVLEDNALSRVNFQPMSIQALVADTQWLKGLGIYQPIGAVGQDSYFFQQMLFHANRIGLTPTPIHTYYAAVTNSTVNAINPHFYEKYLPLEEDRSAWLREVGLLEDYNAKRLEQFVKGWFVQKLAFAAEEDKDECMNLIRRLTHFYGKTTWKDSELAELHSVPHV; this is encoded by the coding sequence ATGATCAAGAACGCGGGCATCCTGCGACCGGTCGTCGGCGACGACGGCGTGCTCGAAGACAATGCGCTCTCGCGTGTGAACTTCCAACCGATGAGCATCCAGGCACTCGTGGCTGACACGCAGTGGTTGAAGGGGCTCGGCATCTACCAGCCGATCGGCGCTGTCGGACAGGACTCGTACTTCTTCCAGCAGATGCTCTTCCACGCCAATCGGATCGGGCTGACGCCCACACCGATCCACACCTATTACGCGGCGGTGACGAACTCGACGGTCAACGCAATCAATCCCCATTTCTACGAGAAGTACCTCCCTTTGGAGGAGGACCGGTCTGCGTGGCTGCGCGAGGTCGGGCTGCTCGAGGACTACAACGCGAAGCGGCTCGAACAGTTCGTCAAGGGATGGTTCGTCCAAAAGCTCGCCTTCGCCGCCGAGGAGGACAAGGACGAGTGCATGAACCTCATCCGTCGTCTCACTCACTTCTACGGCAAGACAACGTGGAAGGACTCAGAACTCGCCGAGCTCCACTCTGTGCCGCATGTCTGA